A region of Jonquetella anthropi DSM 22815 DNA encodes the following proteins:
- the rpsP gene encoding 30S ribosomal protein S16, which produces MAVRIRLSRMGRKKVPFYRLVVADSRSPRDGRFIEQIGVYDPMKDPAEIRVDEEKAVKWLNDGALPSDTARGLLKKAGVWEKFEAGKAKA; this is translated from the coding sequence ATGGCAGTCAGAATCAGACTTTCACGGATGGGACGCAAAAAAGTTCCCTTCTACCGGCTCGTTGTTGCCGACTCACGGTCCCCGCGGGACGGACGCTTCATCGAGCAGATCGGCGTGTACGATCCCATGAAGGATCCGGCGGAGATTCGGGTGGACGAAGAGAAGGCGGTCAAGTGGCTTAATGACGGCGCGCTTCCTTCCGATACGGCTCGTGGCCTGCTCAAGAAGGCCGGCGTTTGGGAGAAGTTCGAAGCCGGCAAAGCCAAGGCCTAG
- a CDS encoding KH domain-containing protein yields the protein MVDYKALVEFVVRELVTQPDQVSVSVTDRDGRQLVDIAVASDDMGRVIGRRGSTIGAIRQLVGVAAAKAGDAVDVDIIG from the coding sequence ATGGTGGACTATAAGGCCCTTGTTGAATTTGTTGTCCGGGAGCTGGTAACTCAGCCTGATCAGGTTTCCGTCTCAGTGACCGATCGGGACGGACGCCAGTTGGTCGACATTGCCGTCGCTTCCGACGATATGGGCCGGGTCATCGGCCGCCGGGGCAGCACCATCGGCGCCATTCGTCAGCTGGTCGGCGTCGCGGCGGCGAAGGCAGGAGACGCCGTCGACGTAGACATTATCGGTTAG
- the rimM gene encoding ribosome maturation factor RimM (Essential for efficient processing of 16S rRNA) encodes MEDRVVIAKVVGPHGVKGAVRVAPLTDFPERFETMTRVRFYRDGEEVGQYPLKSVGELRSKGQIILELGGLSDAAEAEALRGCFICVPPDEMVPLPEGQYWIRDLVGLQAKDETGEVLGVVRDVLTTGASDIFEIEGLDGKKHLVPFVDQFIRQVSLDRRELVISMMEGLWD; translated from the coding sequence ATGGAGGACCGGGTCGTTATCGCCAAGGTCGTTGGCCCGCATGGGGTCAAAGGCGCAGTGCGGGTCGCCCCTCTGACCGATTTCCCCGAGCGGTTTGAGACGATGACGCGCGTTCGGTTTTACCGGGACGGCGAAGAAGTCGGCCAGTATCCCCTAAAAAGCGTCGGCGAGCTTCGTTCGAAAGGCCAAATCATCTTGGAGCTCGGCGGGCTTTCCGATGCAGCCGAGGCTGAAGCGCTTCGAGGGTGTTTTATCTGCGTGCCGCCTGACGAGATGGTTCCTCTTCCCGAAGGGCAGTACTGGATTCGGGACCTCGTCGGCCTTCAGGCCAAGGACGAAACCGGGGAAGTCTTAGGTGTCGTCCGGGACGTTTTAACGACCGGCGCGTCGGATATCTTCGAGATTGAAGGCTTGGACGGCAAAAAACACTTGGTGCCGTTTGTCGATCAGTTCATCCGTCAGGTTTCGTTGGACCGGCGGGAACTGGTGATCTCGATGATGGAAGGTCTGTGGGACTGA
- the trmD gene encoding tRNA (guanosine(37)-N1)-methyltransferase TrmD codes for MDVTVLTAFPGLFEGFLRDGLVGSALSRGLIKVEVQDLRQWGVGNYRAIDDYSFGGRGGMTLSAPVLDAGLSAVSRSGEVPYVIYPSPQGVPLTQDLVESLPRDRHVVFVCGHFEGLDERFVQSRVDLEISLGDFVLSGGEIPVMAAIDAMARLVEGAVGKELSVREDSFFDGMLDTCHYTRPASWNGQNVPEVLLSGRDRDIDLWRRRTAVRRTLARRPDLLSRAGLMGYLSDQVHLGLAVDPFDPALAETACQCLAVADAYGLDRVLMSPTRGSLDDLRAALEGAKSVKALPSPDGMVRWIARKGRGAPAVLLAQQENGLPWLEAKRRIAQAEGPVLVLLGAERFDSAASVPLKRIEATDRALPPVALVSAVLDRFFGSR; via the coding sequence ATGGACGTAACCGTACTGACGGCGTTTCCCGGCCTGTTTGAGGGTTTCCTCCGCGACGGATTGGTCGGCAGCGCGCTGAGCCGCGGCCTCATCAAAGTCGAAGTGCAGGACCTGCGCCAGTGGGGCGTCGGCAACTATCGGGCGATCGACGACTACAGCTTCGGCGGCCGGGGCGGCATGACGCTTTCCGCGCCTGTCTTAGACGCCGGATTGTCAGCGGTCAGCCGGTCGGGAGAAGTCCCTTACGTGATTTACCCGTCCCCTCAGGGCGTTCCTCTGACCCAAGACTTGGTCGAGTCGCTTCCCCGCGACCGGCACGTGGTGTTCGTGTGCGGTCACTTTGAGGGACTGGACGAGCGGTTTGTGCAGAGCCGGGTTGATCTGGAAATTTCCCTTGGAGACTTCGTGTTGTCCGGCGGTGAAATTCCTGTCATGGCTGCGATTGACGCGATGGCCCGCTTGGTGGAAGGCGCGGTCGGCAAGGAGCTGTCAGTTCGGGAGGACTCGTTCTTTGACGGCATGCTGGACACGTGTCATTACACCCGTCCGGCCAGTTGGAATGGTCAGAACGTTCCGGAAGTCCTTCTGTCAGGACGCGATCGGGATATTGACCTGTGGCGGCGCCGCACGGCCGTTCGGCGGACCTTGGCCCGACGTCCGGATCTGCTCAGCCGGGCCGGCCTGATGGGGTACCTGTCCGACCAAGTTCACCTCGGTCTGGCGGTCGACCCGTTTGATCCGGCGCTTGCCGAGACGGCCTGTCAGTGCCTCGCCGTTGCGGACGCCTATGGCCTGGATCGGGTGCTCATGTCGCCCACACGGGGAAGTCTGGACGACTTGAGAGCTGCGCTGGAAGGCGCAAAAAGCGTTAAAGCGCTGCCTTCGCCTGATGGGATGGTTCGGTGGATTGCCCGCAAGGGGCGAGGCGCGCCGGCAGTTTTGTTGGCACAGCAGGAAAATGGTTTGCCATGGCTGGAGGCTAAACGGCGAATTGCCCAGGCCGAAGGCCCAGTTCTGGTCCTTTTGGGCGCAGAACGTTTTGACTCGGCGGCGTCTGTGCCGCTGAAGCGTATCGAAGCTACCGACCGAGCCTTGCCTCCGGTCGCTCTGGTTTCGGCTGTTCTTGATCGATTTTTCGGCTCACGCTGA
- the rplS gene encoding 50S ribosomal protein L19 — protein sequence MDPRIKLVEDKCMRHDIPEFRPGDTVRVNVKVKEGNRERIQAFEGVVIARKHGGATETFTVRKMSSGVGVERIFPLHCPTIAGVEVKRHGRVRRAKLYYLRSRRGKAARITERLLTK from the coding sequence ATGGATCCGAGAATTAAACTGGTTGAAGATAAGTGCATGCGTCACGATATTCCGGAGTTTCGTCCCGGCGACACGGTCCGCGTGAACGTGAAGGTTAAGGAAGGCAACCGGGAGCGCATTCAGGCGTTTGAGGGCGTTGTGATTGCCCGCAAACACGGCGGCGCTACCGAGACGTTCACCGTCAGAAAGATGTCCAGCGGCGTCGGCGTCGAGCGTATTTTCCCGCTTCACTGCCCGACGATCGCCGGCGTTGAGGTCAAGCGTCACGGCCGGGTTCGTCGCGCCAAGCTGTACTACCTGCGCAGCCGCCGCGGCAAGGCCGCCCGTATCACCGAGCGTTTGCTCACCAAGTAA
- a CDS encoding phosphate ABC transporter substrate-binding protein translates to MKKRIFALAAAALLSAVSAFGSPLDAFKGQSGTIDIAGGTAHIPVMKKAAEDIMTFNPDIRISVAGGGSGVGVKQVGEGVVQIGNTGRALKAEEVEKYGLVTFPFAIDGVALAVNPANPVKALTSEQAKGIYTGAITDWKELGGEPGAIDIYGREDGSGTRQTFDDLVLGKNVESAPSVNAVNSNGAMKTAIANDPRAIGYVGIGYLDSSVAAVALDGAVPNQENAASGAYRVTRQLYMNTKGEPEGIVKAFIDYIYSDEGAKIISDSGYIPLKRK, encoded by the coding sequence ATGAAGAAAAGAATTTTTGCTTTGGCAGCTGCCGCTCTCCTGAGCGCCGTCTCGGCTTTTGGGTCTCCGCTTGACGCGTTCAAGGGCCAGAGCGGGACGATTGACATCGCTGGCGGAACGGCTCATATCCCGGTCATGAAGAAAGCGGCCGAGGATATCATGACGTTCAACCCTGATATCCGCATTAGCGTGGCCGGCGGCGGCAGTGGCGTGGGCGTCAAGCAGGTCGGCGAAGGGGTCGTGCAAATTGGCAACACTGGACGCGCCCTGAAGGCCGAAGAAGTCGAAAAGTATGGGCTGGTCACGTTCCCGTTCGCCATTGACGGCGTGGCTCTGGCCGTTAACCCGGCTAACCCTGTGAAGGCTCTGACGAGCGAACAGGCGAAGGGCATCTACACCGGCGCGATCACCGACTGGAAGGAGCTGGGCGGAGAGCCCGGCGCGATCGACATTTACGGCCGGGAAGACGGCAGCGGGACGCGCCAGACCTTTGACGATCTGGTGCTGGGCAAGAACGTCGAGTCCGCGCCGTCGGTCAACGCCGTCAACAGCAACGGCGCGATGAAGACCGCCATCGCGAACGATCCCCGCGCGATCGGCTACGTGGGCATTGGGTACTTGGACAGCTCCGTCGCCGCGGTGGCGCTTGACGGGGCCGTGCCGAACCAAGAGAACGCGGCGTCCGGAGCGTACCGGGTGACCCGTCAGCTGTACATGAACACGAAGGGCGAGCCGGAAGGGATTGTGAAGGCGTTTATCGATTACATTTACAGCGATGAAGGGGCGAAAATCATCAGCGACAGCGGCTACATTCCGCTGAAGCGCAAGTGA
- a CDS encoding PstC family ABC transporter permease, whose protein sequence is MKRPENDVLTIKAPLWIRAAAGAAASILAALFAFVLITALDALREGRDFHLLGVTWNAARGLFGVAPMIFNTALLALCGASLGWLLSVGLALSLRFGQPKALRSGLLVLLRGMTAVPTVVYGFTGLFLLVPLIRGHLGGSGLCFLSAALLLALQGIPAMTLVIDGAASLVETKHAVAAAALGLSPLEIASRVTLPACRGALRDAAVLGLGRAMGDALIPVMVGGNALSFVTSPLGSMRTLAAHISLTLSSDLTGGEHLSLLLSGGVLLSMGFLVAGIGRALRAREARKRS, encoded by the coding sequence GTGAAGCGTCCTGAAAACGACGTCCTGACGATTAAAGCGCCGCTCTGGATTCGGGCAGCCGCCGGAGCGGCCGCTTCTATTCTGGCGGCGCTTTTTGCTTTTGTCCTGATTACCGCCCTCGACGCGCTGAGAGAAGGACGCGATTTTCACCTGCTGGGCGTTACGTGGAACGCCGCACGCGGGCTGTTCGGAGTGGCTCCGATGATCTTCAACACGGCTCTTTTAGCCCTCTGCGGCGCTTCTCTCGGGTGGCTGCTGTCCGTTGGGCTTGCCCTGTCGCTCCGCTTCGGCCAGCCTAAGGCCCTTCGGAGCGGCCTTTTAGTTCTGCTGCGGGGAATGACCGCCGTCCCGACGGTCGTTTACGGGTTCACCGGCCTTTTCCTGCTCGTTCCGCTGATTCGGGGACATCTGGGAGGTTCCGGGCTGTGCTTTCTGTCTGCCGCACTCCTTCTGGCCCTGCAGGGGATCCCCGCGATGACGCTCGTTATCGACGGCGCAGCGTCGCTGGTAGAGACGAAACACGCAGTTGCCGCGGCGGCGCTGGGCCTTTCGCCTCTTGAAATCGCTTCTCGAGTGACCCTGCCGGCCTGTCGCGGGGCCCTGCGAGACGCGGCTGTCCTCGGGCTGGGCCGAGCGATGGGCGACGCGCTGATTCCCGTGATGGTCGGCGGCAACGCCCTGTCCTTTGTCACTAGCCCTCTTGGGTCCATGAGGACGCTGGCGGCCCACATCAGCCTGACGTTGTCATCCGACCTGACTGGGGGAGAGCACCTGTCGCTGCTTCTTTCCGGCGGCGTTCTTCTCTCCATGGGGTTCCTCGTGGCCGGGATCGGTCGGGCGCTGCGCGCTCGGGAGGCGCGAAAGAGATCATGA
- a CDS encoding ABC transporter permease subunit, whose protein sequence is MKCREASLTILRLVSLAAVAISVGALGWFLFRRGIPAINRQLFFGHVPPIDALLARRPVWDGIWPALAGTSCVMVLTLVLVAVPGLACGAYLASPGTSRLKSFLGLAVDLVAGVPSIVMGLFGFEFLLLLRRTVAPHATTCLLLAAGCLALLTLPTLALGVRASLAALPTDLALTGRALGMSEWQTLRHLLLPAAGRGVLSSFMLVLGRAAEDTAVIMLTGVVASGGLPGGLLGKFETLSFFVFYKSGQYLDAADLNRAFGAAVSLLAMTGVFLLVSWHLRKGMDRSWRRG, encoded by the coding sequence ATGAAGTGCCGGGAAGCAAGTCTTACGATCCTCAGGCTGGTCTCGTTGGCTGCCGTTGCCATTTCGGTGGGAGCCCTCGGGTGGTTTCTTTTCCGGCGAGGGATCCCGGCGATCAACAGACAGCTGTTTTTTGGCCATGTACCGCCGATCGACGCGTTGCTCGCCAGACGGCCGGTTTGGGACGGAATATGGCCGGCGCTTGCCGGAACGAGCTGCGTCATGGTCCTGACGCTGGTTTTAGTCGCGGTTCCAGGACTTGCCTGCGGCGCCTACCTCGCCAGCCCGGGGACCTCTCGGCTCAAGTCCTTTCTCGGCTTGGCTGTTGACCTCGTGGCGGGTGTCCCCAGTATCGTGATGGGGCTTTTCGGCTTCGAGTTTCTCCTCCTCCTTCGCCGGACCGTCGCGCCTCACGCTACCACCTGTCTTTTGCTGGCGGCCGGGTGCTTGGCGCTTTTGACTCTGCCGACTTTGGCGCTTGGCGTTCGGGCGTCGCTTGCCGCGCTGCCGACTGACTTGGCCCTGACCGGGCGAGCGCTGGGGATGTCAGAATGGCAGACCCTTCGTCATTTGCTGCTCCCTGCGGCAGGGCGGGGAGTCCTCAGCTCGTTTATGCTCGTGCTTGGGCGTGCCGCCGAGGACACGGCTGTCATTATGCTGACCGGGGTCGTCGCCAGCGGAGGCCTTCCGGGCGGGCTGCTCGGAAAATTTGAGACCCTGTCGTTTTTCGTCTTCTACAAGTCAGGACAGTATCTGGACGCGGCGGACTTGAACCGGGCCTTCGGGGCGGCTGTGTCGCTCCTTGCGATGACGGGGGTTTTTCTGCTCGTCTCGTGGCATTTGAGAAAGGGGATGGACCGATCGTGGCGGAGAGGCTAG
- a CDS encoding phosphate ABC transporter ATP-binding protein produces the protein MAFEKGDGPIVAERLETALDVSGLCASFAGAPVLSGVTFSAPRRAVTVLVGRSGSGKTTVLRAVNRLNECFPGYRESGSVTFHFSDGVRPHRGPRSFEATELRRRVAMVFQTPSPLPLSIRRNLTMPLEVLRNVRGKSASEEVEGALRTVGLWDEVKDRLDDSAETLSGGQKQRLCLARALALKPEMFLFDEPTASLDVRAAERLEKLITSLSAKFPVVMVSHSLEQARRLADQLVVIESGKTVGILTKDQLAEKTESELRLLLDGSEEVKDD, from the coding sequence GTGGCATTTGAGAAAGGGGATGGACCGATCGTGGCGGAGAGGCTAGAGACGGCGCTGGATGTCAGCGGCCTGTGCGCGTCGTTTGCCGGCGCTCCGGTGCTCAGCGGAGTAACGTTCAGCGCGCCGCGCCGCGCGGTCACCGTTTTGGTCGGCCGGTCAGGTTCCGGCAAGACGACGGTTCTTCGGGCGGTCAATCGGCTGAACGAGTGCTTCCCCGGCTACCGGGAAAGCGGCTCCGTGACGTTTCACTTCAGCGACGGCGTTCGGCCTCACCGCGGTCCTAGATCCTTCGAGGCGACGGAACTCAGGCGTCGCGTCGCCATGGTCTTTCAAACGCCGTCTCCGCTTCCGCTGTCAATTCGTCGGAACCTCACCATGCCGTTGGAAGTGCTCAGAAACGTCCGAGGGAAGAGCGCCTCTGAAGAAGTTGAAGGGGCCTTGCGAACTGTTGGGCTATGGGACGAGGTAAAAGACCGGCTCGACGACAGCGCCGAGACGCTGAGCGGCGGACAGAAGCAGAGGCTGTGTCTCGCTCGTGCTCTGGCGCTCAAGCCGGAAATGTTCCTCTTCGACGAGCCGACAGCCTCTTTGGACGTGCGGGCGGCAGAAAGGTTGGAAAAGCTCATCACGTCCCTTTCGGCCAAGTTCCCGGTCGTCATGGTTTCCCACAGTTTAGAGCAGGCCCGGCGGCTTGCCGATCAGCTGGTCGTCATTGAGAGCGGAAAGACGGTCGGGATCCTGACGAAGGATCAGCTGGCGGAAAAGACAGAATCGGAGCTACGGCTTCTGCTTGACGGCTCAGAAGAGGTGAAAGACGATTGA
- the rpsB gene encoding 30S ribosomal protein S2, with translation MAVVSMKQLLECGVHFGHQTRRWNPKMKPYIFTERNGVYIIDLQKTVKGLEKAYDFVRSVGQDDGTLLFVGTKRQAQDTIAEEAQRSGQYYINQRWLGGLLTNFQTLRKRVQRMIELQKIDADDDWGEHTKKEISLLRKEKAKLEKYLQGIRDMKKLPDALFVIDPRREDIAVLEARKLGIPVISIVDTNCDPEMIDFPIPGNDDAIRAIKLITGLMANAMIEGRGGVDAAVERKPEVAEEENELASDEDVLDMKEKLTETYGSETAEGEED, from the coding sequence ATGGCAGTTGTCAGTATGAAGCAGCTTTTGGAGTGCGGCGTCCACTTTGGACACCAGACCCGCCGGTGGAACCCCAAGATGAAGCCTTACATCTTCACCGAGCGCAACGGCGTGTACATTATCGACCTGCAGAAGACCGTGAAGGGGCTTGAAAAGGCCTACGACTTCGTCCGCAGCGTTGGACAGGACGACGGCACGCTGCTTTTCGTCGGCACCAAGCGTCAGGCTCAGGACACGATCGCGGAAGAGGCGCAGCGGAGCGGCCAGTACTACATCAACCAGCGCTGGCTCGGCGGTCTGCTTACCAACTTCCAGACGCTTCGCAAGCGCGTTCAGCGCATGATCGAACTGCAGAAGATCGACGCGGACGACGACTGGGGCGAGCACACGAAGAAGGAAATCTCCCTCCTTCGCAAGGAGAAAGCCAAGCTGGAGAAGTACCTTCAGGGCATTCGGGACATGAAGAAGCTGCCCGACGCGCTGTTTGTCATCGACCCGAGACGCGAGGACATCGCCGTTCTCGAAGCCCGCAAGCTGGGTATCCCGGTCATTTCCATCGTCGACACCAACTGCGATCCTGAAATGATCGATTTCCCCATCCCCGGCAACGATGACGCGATCAGAGCGATCAAGCTGATTACCGGCCTGATGGCGAACGCCATGATCGAAGGACGGGGCGGCGTCGACGCGGCGGTAGAGCGCAAGCCCGAAGTTGCTGAAGAAGAGAACGAACTGGCTAGCGACGAGGACGTCCTGGACATGAAGGAAAAACTGACCGAGACCTACGGCTCCGAAACCGCCGAAGGCGAAGAAGACTAA
- the tsf gene encoding translation elongation factor Ts, whose product MEISASMVKELRERTGCGMMDCKKALAECGGDMEKAIDYLREKGLAKAAKKASRNAKDGRVFSYIHNTGKVGVLVELDCETDFVGRTDEFQQLGHDIAMHIAATNPAYLNPEAVPAEDLEHEKEICRAQLKEDPKFAGKPEKVLEGIIEGKIRKFYETNCLTEQFWIRDDKKQIKDLVNDLIAKLGENMVIRRYARFSIGE is encoded by the coding sequence ATGGAAATTTCCGCTTCCATGGTAAAGGAGCTTCGCGAGCGCACTGGCTGCGGCATGATGGACTGCAAGAAAGCCTTGGCGGAGTGCGGCGGCGACATGGAAAAAGCCATCGACTACCTTCGGGAAAAGGGCTTGGCCAAGGCCGCTAAAAAGGCCAGCCGGAACGCAAAGGACGGCCGGGTGTTCTCTTACATTCACAACACCGGCAAAGTCGGCGTTCTCGTTGAACTGGACTGTGAAACTGACTTCGTCGGCCGGACCGACGAGTTCCAGCAGCTGGGGCATGACATTGCCATGCACATCGCCGCGACCAACCCGGCGTATCTTAACCCTGAAGCTGTCCCCGCAGAGGACTTGGAGCACGAGAAGGAAATCTGCCGCGCCCAGCTGAAAGAGGATCCGAAGTTCGCCGGCAAGCCGGAAAAAGTCTTGGAAGGCATCATTGAAGGCAAAATTCGCAAGTTCTACGAGACCAACTGCTTGACCGAGCAGTTCTGGATTCGTGACGACAAGAAGCAGATCAAGGATCTGGTCAACGATCTGATCGCAAAGCTGGGCGAGAACATGGTGATTCGCCGTTACGCCCGGTTCTCCATTGGCGAGTAG
- the pyrH gene encoding UMP kinase has protein sequence MRYQRILLKLSGEVLAGKVGFGLDFRAIETICEQVAQVAREGVQVGLVVGGGNFFRGRQATDEGIERSQADYMGMLGTTINALALQDVLERKCQLPTRVLTAIEMRAIAEPYIRRRALRHMEKGRIVIFAAGTGSPYFSTDTTAALRAAEIGAQCLVKATKVDGIYDKDPQKYPDAVKFSHLTYQDALVKQIAVMDAASFSLCMENHIPIVVLNVQEKGTLWRFLIDGDEIGSIVSE, from the coding sequence ATGCGGTATCAACGGATCCTCTTGAAGCTTTCCGGCGAAGTCTTAGCAGGAAAAGTCGGCTTTGGACTCGACTTTCGGGCAATTGAAACTATCTGCGAGCAGGTGGCCCAGGTCGCCCGCGAGGGAGTTCAGGTAGGTCTTGTCGTCGGCGGCGGCAACTTTTTCCGCGGACGGCAGGCGACGGACGAAGGCATCGAACGCTCTCAGGCCGACTATATGGGAATGTTGGGCACAACGATTAACGCGCTGGCCCTTCAAGACGTTCTCGAGAGAAAATGTCAGCTGCCGACCCGTGTCCTGACTGCTATTGAAATGCGGGCTATTGCCGAACCGTACATTCGCCGTCGGGCTCTTCGCCACATGGAGAAGGGCCGGATCGTCATCTTTGCCGCGGGGACAGGATCACCGTACTTCTCGACGGACACCACGGCGGCGCTTCGCGCAGCCGAAATTGGCGCTCAGTGTCTCGTCAAGGCGACTAAAGTCGACGGCATCTATGACAAAGACCCTCAAAAATACCCTGACGCCGTCAAGTTCTCCCATCTCACCTATCAGGACGCGCTGGTCAAGCAAATCGCCGTGATGGACGCGGCCTCGTTCTCCCTCTGCATGGAAAACCACATCCCAATTGTCGTGCTCAACGTCCAAGAAAAAGGAACCCTGTGGCGGTTCTTGATAGACGGCGACGAAATTGGTAGTATAGTATCAGAATAA
- the frr gene encoding ribosome recycling factor, with product MATFDVKTPMQKVIDHMNGEFLGIRTGRAHPGLVGDVKADYYGTPTPLKQMATVSVLDARTLQITPYDQTAVKTIEKAILAANIGVTPVVDGKVIRLSMPELTGERRKELCKYVSKLGEEAKIALRNLRRDANDFYKKAEDAGEISEDQLKTELDVVQKETDSFVSKVDELVKEKEKEVMENI from the coding sequence ATGGCGACATTCGACGTAAAAACACCGATGCAGAAAGTGATTGACCATATGAACGGCGAGTTCCTTGGCATTCGGACGGGACGAGCCCATCCGGGACTCGTCGGAGACGTCAAAGCCGACTATTATGGGACGCCGACGCCGCTGAAACAGATGGCTACCGTCAGCGTCTTGGACGCGCGGACGCTTCAAATCACCCCGTACGACCAGACAGCCGTCAAAACAATTGAAAAAGCCATTTTAGCAGCCAACATCGGCGTCACGCCGGTTGTCGACGGCAAGGTGATTCGGCTCAGCATGCCCGAACTTACCGGCGAACGGCGCAAAGAGCTGTGCAAGTACGTGTCGAAACTGGGAGAAGAGGCGAAAATCGCCCTGAGAAACCTCCGTCGGGACGCGAACGACTTCTACAAAAAGGCAGAGGACGCCGGTGAGATCAGCGAGGATCAGCTGAAAACGGAATTGGACGTGGTGCAGAAGGAGACCGATAGTTTCGTTTCTAAAGTCGACGAGCTTGTCAAAGAAAAAGAAAAAGAAGTCATGGAAAATATCTAA